A window from Enterocloster bolteae encodes these proteins:
- a CDS encoding HK97 gp10 family phage protein, giving the protein MKVSLDSLDEEIKKELENFNAEVINAANDSFQETAKEAAEMLKKGGPYQERTGAYTKDWAVDKRGSRTSVVTGLNGYSVYNKKHYQLTHLLENGHQSRKGGRVKAFSHIAPVNEQLGEMVTGKIESKLRG; this is encoded by the coding sequence TTGAAAGTTTCACTTGATAGCCTGGACGAAGAAATAAAAAAAGAATTGGAAAATTTCAATGCGGAAGTGATAAACGCAGCAAATGACAGTTTCCAGGAAACGGCAAAAGAAGCCGCAGAAATGTTAAAAAAAGGCGGACCGTACCAGGAAAGAACCGGAGCATACACAAAAGATTGGGCGGTTGACAAGCGAGGAAGCCGGACAAGTGTAGTTACCGGGTTAAATGGATATAGCGTTTATAACAAGAAGCATTACCAATTAACCCACCTTTTGGAAAACGGACACCAAAGCAGAAAAGGGGGCCGTGTAAAGGCATTTAGCCACATTGCCCCGGTCAATGAACAATTGGGCGAAATGGTAACCGGAAAGATTGAAAGCAAATTAAGGGGGTAA